From the genome of Flavobacterium sediminis:
TTCTATATTTTTTTCTTTTTTACTCTCGGTTTGTGTTTGAATCTCTTTGGTAAAGAAAAACTCATTTGTATTCAATAATGTTGAGTTTAATTTGAAATTCCCTTTTAAAACTTCTCTGTCTGAAAGGAAGAAGTTTATGGCATTTTGGAAATAACCATTCATGCTAACATCTGAACTTCCGTATTTTCCTTTAAAATCGTTAAAGTTCAGATTGTCTTGGTTGAAAATAAAAGTTCCGTTTTCAATGACAAAAGGTAAAGGTAAGAACGTTGTTCGGGTTGCTATTTTTTGAACCGAAAGTGTCCCTTTGTTTTCCAGTTTTGCATAATTTCCACCAGTGGCATCACTTTGTTTGCCTTTCAGACTAATATTGGCAGTTATTTTTCCGTTAACGTCAATTCCATCAACTTTAAAAACCTGATAGATCTTGCCTACATTCAAAGTTCCATTTGCTGCAATGTTGTAAGCTACATCGTCAAAGTTTTGGAAATGAGCAGCCAATTGAAACGGTTCGTTTTCAAAAGTAAAATGACCTTTTGTGATGTCTAACGAAGCGTCTTTAAAGTAACCGCTTGGGTTATTTAACTTCGCATCCAATTGAATATTTTGAATAGCATTTGGATAATAAGTCGTCTTAATAGTTCCGTTTTCCCAATTGAAAGTTCCTTTTGCTTTGGGGAACAATCGTTTTCGGGCATTATAATTTCCGTTGGCAACAATATCAGCAATTAATTTTCCGCCCAATTCAAAATTCGGAATTTGTAAAGCAGAAGAAACGAACCCTAAATCTAAATTTGATTTAATTCTACTGTCTATTTTCATTACATCACCGAAACCACTTGATTTTAGAATGGCACTTAAGTTGTTCTTATTGACATCAAAATATAAAGAATCTAATTTAACCTCCAATTGACTTACATCTAAATTAGGTAATTTGGTTTCTAGGTTCAGATATAAATTTTCGATGGGGAAGGGAGCATTTTGATGTTTTATATAACCGTCACGAACGTTAATAGCAAAGTCGATTTCCGGTTGTTTATTTTCAGAAACGATATAATCGCCTGTTAAGTTGAAAGCGGCGTCTGTTTTTCCTTTGGTTTTGGTGTCTTTGACCCACTTTCCGAATTCCGGTGGTAAAGCCGAAAACAGGTCTTCCAGATTACTATTAGTGGTTTTAACTTTAAAATCCATTTTATAGCCATTAGAAATAAAGTCAAAAAAGCCACTGAATTCGATAGGTAATTTATTGATGATTAGGTCATTCTTCTCAAAAAGAAACGATAAAGAGTTGGTATTGATCTTAGTAATCAGATCGGCTTTTACCTTTTTATCTTTCAAGTATTCTTTTTTGTCATACGTCAAAGAAAGTTGGTCAATTTGCGCTCTGGTCTTTAAGTCGAAATTAGCGTTTTGCAGATCACCTGTACCTCTGTAATTCAAGCCTTTTAATACAATTTTCATTTTAGCAGACTTGTCGTTATAAACTAATTCACTATTTTTAATAATAATGCGTTTCAGTTTTAATTGACCTTCGTCAGAAGATGTCTGTGTTGTATCTGCATTTGA
Proteins encoded in this window:
- a CDS encoding AsmA-like C-terminal region-containing protein, translating into MKTPKEKTLKIVKIFLISFSSLILILLAFPFVFTNTITQKVKVTANTHLNGELNFKDSNLSFFKHFPSLTLTLNELNLNGSEPFKKQSLVNAKEVSLGINVFSLILGQETEIDEIYLDDAKINIQVNRFGEANYNVYKSNADTTQTSSDEGQLKLKRIIIKNSELVYNDKSAKMKIVLKGLNYRGTGDLQNANFDLKTRAQIDQLSLTYDKKEYLKDKKVKADLITKINTNSLSFLFEKNDLIINKLPIEFSGFFDFISNGYKMDFKVKTTNSNLEDLFSALPPEFGKWVKDTKTKGKTDAAFNLTGDYIVSENKQPEIDFAINVRDGYIKHQNAPFPIENLYLNLETKLPNLDVSQLEVKLDSLYFDVNKNNLSAILKSSGFGDVMKIDSRIKSNLDLGFVSSALQIPNFELGGKLIADIVANGNYNARKRLFPKAKGTFNWENGTIKTTYYPNAIQNIQLDAKLNNPSGYFKDASLDITKGHFTFENEPFQLAAHFQNFDDVAYNIAANGTLNVGKIYQVFKVDGIDVNGKITANISLKGKQSDATGGNYAKLENKGTLSVQKIATRTTFLPLPFVIENGTFIFNQDNLNFNDFKGKYGSSDVSMNGYFQNAINFFLSDREVLKGNFKLNSTLLNTNEFFFTKEIQTQTESKKEKNIESTINQVMEVPTNLDLGFDLDARKLVYEDINIENITGKVTIQNGKIALNNGKLNIIDASALMNGSYENTGTQKANFDFKMKAAEFDIKRAYNEIKLFRELASSAENAEGIIGMDYAIKGVLNNKMEPIMPSLEGGGEITVKKVKMNNFRLMNVVSEKTEYSSLKDPDLSEIIIKSTIKNNIINIERFKAKVSLFRLRFEGQTSFDGNLNLKMRIGLPPLGIIGIPIKVTGTQDEPKIQLGKKTEDLEETIYDENAPENNTITPLQETIAPVADSTAGKEPLKTTVKDTLIHPLQKDSIQTDTATVKTLLNTAINDTIPLENIKSDSIYQLQPKKDSIR